The Kineothrix sp. MB12-C1 genome includes a window with the following:
- a CDS encoding MurR/RpiR family transcriptional regulator, producing the protein MLDRPVLEVVRENYDKIFSAERKVADYILENPQETVNTTVSELAKVSGVSDATVVRMCSHLGYKGYYQFRLLLAKDVGRENNRNDVQLEKEGNVLRRIFRDYSSTMLAIGENIDEAEMQKGVDFISNCGYAHIVAVGNTVPLALYMGFRLGRLGVRCSHGVAPEYFLNQVNLAEKNDIIIAVSQSGRSRQVIQSVEMAKEKGLKVIAITDYRQSPIAQLADCSLIANGKKETFDFYKNYSHLRGMAAIDALLECVTNRERIQEMNADKPEIILSEYKDG; encoded by the coding sequence ATGTTAGACAGACCGGTATTAGAAGTGGTAAGAGAAAATTATGATAAGATTTTTTCTGCGGAAAGAAAGGTGGCGGATTATATTCTGGAAAATCCGCAGGAAACAGTCAATACAACTGTTTCTGAGCTGGCGAAGGTGAGCGGAGTCAGCGATGCTACAGTCGTAAGGATGTGTTCTCACTTGGGATATAAGGGATATTACCAGTTTCGCCTGCTTCTTGCCAAGGATGTCGGTAGAGAAAATAATAGAAATGATGTGCAGTTGGAAAAGGAAGGGAATGTGCTGAGGCGAATTTTCCGGGATTATAGTTCTACCATGTTAGCTATTGGAGAAAATATCGATGAGGCCGAGATGCAAAAAGGCGTAGATTTTATAAGTAATTGTGGATATGCGCATATCGTAGCGGTGGGAAATACAGTTCCCCTTGCTCTTTACATGGGCTTTCGCCTGGGACGGCTGGGTGTGAGATGCAGCCATGGAGTTGCGCCGGAGTATTTCTTGAATCAGGTTAACCTTGCGGAGAAAAATGATATTATTATAGCCGTTTCCCAATCGGGGAGATCCAGACAGGTGATACAAAGTGTGGAAATGGCAAAGGAAAAAGGGCTTAAGGTAATAGCCATTACCGATTACAGGCAGTCTCCTATCGCTCAACTGGCAGACTGTTCGCTGATTGCCAATGGGAAGAAGGAGACCTTTGATTTCTACAAGAATTATTCGCACTTAAGGGGAATGGCGGCCATCGATGCCTTGCTTGAATGCGTGACGAACCGGGAGAGAATACAGGAAATGAATGCGGATAAGCCGGAGATCATCTTGTCAGAGTATAAGGACGGATAA
- a CDS encoding winged helix-turn-helix transcriptional regulator codes for METNEKKHENCYMRETCLKDDLCPMVLAYNLLSGKRKVMILWFLSNKVLRFNEILKRMPDVTQKMLTKQLRSLEADHLITRHVYPTVPPKVEYEITEIGKKIIPLLELMHQFGASYIETFRDELNERKKAEDNPDICNH; via the coding sequence ATGGAAACAAATGAAAAAAAACACGAAAACTGTTATATGAGGGAAACTTGCCTGAAAGACGATTTATGTCCTATGGTCTTAGCTTATAATCTGCTTTCGGGAAAGCGCAAGGTCATGATTTTATGGTTTCTAAGTAATAAAGTGCTCCGTTTTAATGAGATTTTAAAACGTATGCCCGATGTTACACAGAAAATGCTCACGAAACAGCTTAGAAGTCTGGAAGCCGATCATCTGATTACCAGACACGTATATCCTACAGTCCCACCCAAAGTGGAATACGAAATTACAGAAATTGGAAAAAAAATCATTCCGCTCTTGGAATTAATGCATCAGTTCGGCGCTTCCTATATAGAAACATTCCGCGATGAACTAAACGAACGAAAAAAAGCGGAGGATAATCCGGATATCTGCAATCACTAA
- a CDS encoding NAD(P)/FAD-dependent oxidoreductase, with protein MKKVVIIGAGYAGILTAKKIAKKVKKQGDVEITIIDRNPFHTMLTELHEVAAGRVDEDSIKISLKKVFAGRKVNVKLDTVKEVDFEAKIVKGEGASYEYDYLVIAAGSRPTFYGVPGAEELTFKLWSYEDAIKLKDHILNTFRKAAQERDAKERKRLLTFYVIGAGFTGVEMVGELAEYVPILCEKFEIDRSEVTLVNVDGLSRPIPNLPEKLSAKVAKRLNKMGVELCMEANVTRVSETTIELTCKGKSETRSVGTVIWGAGIQSCEITAAAADALEKQRGGRIPVDKYLRSTKDESVYVVGDNMYYVPEGEEMPVPQMVENAEQSSHTAAHNIVNALTGKGEMEEYKPSFHGVMVCVGGRYGTAHVGLPGHFFSLPSFLAMFAKHFINVIYFIQVLGWNKVFSYIKHEFFTIRDCRSFVGGHFSNRTPSFLLVPLRFWLGAVWLFEGIMKIMEGWLNEPKLQGFFGGANAWYQSIINPGAAGDAVSAATGAAAAAADTVSAATGAATAAADVVSAATGAATAAADVVSAATGAAVAAADAVSAATGAATAAVSSGTVIFNFNILGLFRTIFVSGTDLAASKLSDLAFKLDVPLMNWFVDTFILPSDGIQLAMQIFIVVAEILIGLALMGGLFTTPAAAVSLILQFMFVCTTGLYLGTFWMVFAGIAVLIGAGRTIGLDYYVMPALKKAWKKLPIIRKSYLYHD; from the coding sequence ATGAAAAAAGTAGTGATTATAGGAGCGGGCTATGCCGGTATCCTCACAGCAAAAAAGATTGCTAAGAAAGTTAAAAAACAGGGAGATGTAGAGATTACAATTATCGACAGGAATCCCTTTCACACGATGCTTACGGAACTTCATGAAGTTGCGGCAGGCAGGGTGGATGAAGATAGCATTAAGATCAGCTTAAAGAAAGTATTCGCGGGCAGAAAAGTCAACGTGAAGTTGGATACCGTGAAGGAAGTAGATTTTGAAGCCAAGATTGTAAAAGGTGAAGGGGCTTCCTATGAATATGACTATCTTGTAATTGCAGCCGGTTCAAGACCAACTTTTTATGGTGTTCCCGGAGCAGAAGAATTAACATTCAAGCTTTGGTCTTATGAAGATGCGATTAAGCTAAAAGACCATATTTTAAATACATTCCGCAAGGCAGCTCAGGAAAGAGATGCCAAAGAACGTAAAAGGCTGCTCACTTTCTATGTGATTGGTGCAGGTTTTACCGGTGTGGAAATGGTTGGCGAGCTCGCGGAATATGTTCCTATTCTTTGTGAAAAATTTGAAATCGACAGAAGCGAAGTAACCTTAGTGAACGTGGACGGTTTAAGCAGACCGATTCCTAATCTTCCTGAGAAGTTATCAGCTAAAGTTGCTAAACGATTAAATAAAATGGGCGTAGAGCTTTGCATGGAAGCGAACGTGACCCGTGTCAGCGAAACGACAATTGAACTCACCTGCAAAGGAAAAAGCGAAACAAGAAGTGTAGGAACGGTAATCTGGGGTGCAGGAATCCAGAGTTGCGAAATCACGGCAGCGGCGGCGGATGCACTTGAGAAGCAAAGAGGCGGTCGTATTCCTGTAGATAAATATCTTCGTTCCACAAAGGATGAATCCGTATATGTAGTTGGTGATAATATGTATTATGTTCCGGAAGGAGAAGAAATGCCTGTTCCCCAGATGGTGGAGAATGCGGAGCAGAGTTCTCATACAGCGGCTCATAATATTGTGAATGCATTGACAGGAAAAGGTGAAATGGAAGAATATAAGCCGTCATTCCACGGAGTAATGGTATGCGTAGGCGGACGTTACGGTACGGCGCACGTAGGCCTTCCCGGACATTTCTTCAGCCTTCCTTCTTTCTTGGCGATGTTTGCGAAGCACTTTATCAACGTTATTTATTTTATACAAGTACTTGGATGGAATAAAGTATTCAGTTATATTAAGCATGAATTTTTTACAATCCGCGACTGCAGAAGCTTTGTGGGAGGACATTTTTCTAACAGAACACCTAGCTTTTTACTGGTTCCTCTTCGTTTCTGGCTCGGTGCGGTATGGTTATTCGAAGGTATTATGAAGATTATGGAAGGTTGGCTCAATGAGCCCAAGCTTCAGGGATTCTTCGGTGGAGCGAATGCTTGGTATCAAAGTATTATCAATCCGGGTGCAGCCGGGGATGCGGTGAGCGCAGCGACAGGAGCGGCAGCTGCAGCAGCAGATACAGTGAGCGCAGCCACAGGAGCAGCAACGGCTGCGGCAGATGTAGTAAGTGCGGCGACAGGCGCGGCAACGGCAGCGGCAGACGTAGTAAGTGCGGCAACAGGAGCAGCAGTGGCAGCAGCAGATGCGGTAAGCGCAGCCACAGGAGCAGCTACAGCAGCAGTTTCTTCCGGCACAGTAATCTTTAACTTTAATATTTTAGGACTTTTCAGAACTATTTTTGTAAGTGGAACAGATCTCGCCGCTTCCAAGCTTTCTGATTTAGCTTTTAAGTTGGATGTACCGCTTATGAATTGGTTCGTGGATACTTTTATCCTTCCTTCCGATGGAATACAGCTTGCGATGCAGATATTTATTGTAGTGGCAGAGATTCTTATTGGACTCGCATTGATGGGCGGTCTCTTTACAACTCCTGCAGCGGCTGTGTCGTTAATATTACAGTTTATGTTCGTATGTACGACAGGTTTATATCTTGGAACGTTCTGGATGGTATTTGCAGGTATCGCTGTTTTGATTGGTGCAGGAAGAACAATTGGTCTCGATTACTATGTGATGCCGGCGTTAAAGAAAGCATGGAAGAAGCTTCCGATTATTCGCAAATCATATCTGTACCATGACTAG
- a CDS encoding polyprenyl synthetase family protein, whose product MEKLTYEEAYELVKKEIHKALTKSPRIINEYLTHLSASQGKMIRAVSVLISAGDGEGKINPGAVQAAAAIEIIHLASLVHDDVIDNADLRRGQETLQKKYGKRTAVICGDYLLSLALKMVSAIPEGKKYLDMRLSDYISRLCLGELLQHINNKNLDLTVFDYIKIISGKTAALFEASFLAGALLGDYSPEEVKKYKKIGNYIGLIFQLQDDCLDFDKTVETARKPVQSDYEQGVITLPLIHALERLPEFRKKASNNAIVRDDINQAVEEAGGLGYTRQIIDRYYEKAERYINKLDTTWEKRMRIASIVRMAAGIKEEA is encoded by the coding sequence ATGGAGAAATTAACATATGAAGAAGCTTATGAGCTTGTAAAAAAAGAGATTCATAAGGCTTTGACCAAATCACCCCGCATAATTAACGAATATTTAACTCATTTATCTGCCTCTCAGGGGAAAATGATTCGGGCAGTTTCCGTGCTGATCTCTGCAGGGGACGGTGAAGGGAAGATTAATCCCGGCGCCGTACAGGCTGCAGCGGCAATTGAAATCATTCATCTGGCGTCGCTCGTTCACGATGACGTTATCGACAACGCAGACTTAAGAAGAGGACAGGAGACGCTCCAGAAGAAATATGGAAAGCGTACTGCGGTTATTTGCGGGGACTACTTGCTTAGCCTGGCGCTTAAGATGGTATCTGCAATTCCTGAAGGAAAGAAATACTTGGATATGCGTCTGTCTGACTATATAAGCAGATTGTGCCTTGGGGAGTTACTGCAGCATATCAATAATAAGAATTTGGATTTAACAGTATTTGATTATATAAAAATTATATCGGGGAAGACGGCTGCTCTTTTCGAAGCCTCTTTCTTGGCCGGTGCTCTGTTAGGAGACTATTCTCCGGAAGAAGTGAAGAAATACAAAAAGATTGGGAATTACATCGGTTTGATTTTCCAGCTTCAGGATGATTGCCTCGATTTCGATAAGACCGTTGAGACAGCAAGGAAGCCTGTTCAGTCAGATTATGAGCAAGGAGTTATTACCCTTCCTTTAATCCATGCCTTAGAGAGATTGCCGGAATTCCGAAAGAAGGCATCTAATAACGCCATTGTCAGAGACGATATCAATCAAGCGGTGGAAGAAGCCGGCGGTCTGGGATATACGAGGCAAATAATAGATAGATATTATGAGAAGGCAGAACGTTATATCAACAAGCTTGACACAACCTGGGAAAAGCGTATGCGCATCGCTTCTATCGTGCGTATGGCAGCTGGGATAAAGGAAGAAGCATAA
- a CDS encoding UbiA family prenyltransferase, giving the protein MSYVEIRTKITSTLTFLLTIGFLLYQGQKMQWGKTFLFFAGMFCFDLTTTAINNYIDSKGNGQALNFGRKQSLIIIYVLFGISVAFGLSLAFVTDLVILFIGGLCFLCGVFYTYGPLPISRMPLGEIMSGLFYGAMIPFILMYINSPDGTFLSYAISVETVSLSIQVIPMLKLLLFSMIPFAVTANIMLANNTCDLEKDIAVKRHTLPYYIGKKAALILFSGLYYMTYLALVLLVICKIFSPVVLISLITIIPVQRNINKFSEKQEKSTTFSVSIKNFVLIMGADILTMFLAVILNRI; this is encoded by the coding sequence TTGAGCTATGTAGAAATCAGAACAAAGATTACAAGTACCCTTACCTTTTTACTGACGATAGGATTTCTTCTATATCAGGGACAAAAGATGCAGTGGGGAAAGACCTTTTTATTCTTTGCGGGGATGTTCTGTTTTGATCTGACAACTACTGCTATTAATAATTACATCGACTCAAAGGGCAATGGGCAGGCGCTTAATTTCGGAAGAAAACAGTCGCTGATTATCATTTATGTATTGTTTGGTATTAGTGTGGCGTTCGGGCTTTCTCTCGCTTTTGTGACAGATTTGGTAATTCTTTTTATTGGAGGTCTTTGCTTTTTATGCGGAGTATTCTATACCTATGGCCCCTTGCCTATCTCGAGAATGCCTTTGGGAGAAATAATGTCCGGTCTATTCTACGGAGCGATGATTCCTTTTATCTTGATGTATATTAATTCTCCGGATGGTACCTTTTTGAGTTATGCCATCAGTGTAGAGACCGTATCGTTGTCTATACAGGTCATTCCGATGCTTAAACTGTTGCTTTTCTCCATGATTCCTTTTGCAGTAACGGCTAATATTATGTTAGCCAATAATACCTGTGATTTGGAGAAGGATATAGCGGTAAAAAGGCATACTTTGCCCTATTACATCGGAAAAAAGGCAGCACTTATCCTTTTTTCAGGTCTTTATTATATGACCTATTTGGCACTTGTTTTGTTAGTAATATGTAAGATATTCTCTCCGGTGGTTCTTATTTCTCTTATAACAATAATTCCGGTACAGAGAAATATTAATAAATTTTCAGAGAAACAGGAGAAGTCCACCACCTTTAGCGTTAGTATTAAGAACTTCGTACTTATTATGGGGGCGGATATTTTGACCATGTTTCTGGCAGTGATTCTTAATAGAATCTGA
- a CDS encoding FAD:protein FMN transferase, which yields MNNLKRKITAFLLGIMALLTMSACSINSEKRYEARFLELFDTASIIVGYAGNEEEFGRYSQMAYDELEIYNNLFDIYSDYEGVNNIKTINDNAGIAPVEVDKKIIELLLFSKDMYDLTEGKVNVAFGSVLSLWHDHRSDGLDNPERATIPDFEELKERNQYVDIDDMIIDTEASTVYLKDPNMRLDVGAIAKGYAVEQVALFMEEAGFVDGMISVGGNVRTLGSKHDENGNKVPWSVGIQNPDLSSEEKNLYILNLSESSLVTSGVYERYYVVDGKPYHHIIDPVTLMPAEYFASVSIICRDSGEADALSTAAFNMGYEEGSKLIEELDGVEALWVYADGTMEYSSGFQELVKK from the coding sequence GTGAATAATTTGAAAAGGAAAATAACAGCATTTCTTTTGGGAATAATGGCATTGTTAACAATGTCGGCTTGTTCCATAAATAGTGAAAAGCGGTATGAGGCGAGGTTTCTGGAGTTATTTGATACGGCTAGCATAATTGTCGGTTATGCCGGAAATGAAGAGGAGTTTGGCAGATATAGCCAGATGGCCTATGATGAGTTGGAGATATACAATAATCTTTTCGATATTTACAGCGATTATGAAGGTGTCAATAATATAAAGACAATTAACGATAATGCGGGGATTGCTCCGGTTGAGGTGGACAAGAAGATTATCGAGCTTCTTTTGTTTTCGAAAGATATGTATGACTTGACAGAAGGAAAAGTGAATGTGGCTTTCGGATCCGTTCTCTCCCTCTGGCATGATCATAGAAGTGATGGCCTAGATAATCCGGAAAGGGCAACGATTCCCGATTTCGAGGAGCTGAAAGAGAGAAATCAATATGTCGATATCGATGATATGATCATAGATACAGAAGCTTCTACTGTTTATTTGAAGGACCCCAATATGCGTCTGGATGTGGGGGCTATCGCCAAAGGATATGCGGTAGAACAGGTAGCACTTTTTATGGAAGAAGCGGGCTTTGTTGACGGGATGATCTCTGTTGGAGGGAATGTAAGAACTCTGGGGAGTAAACATGATGAAAACGGGAATAAAGTTCCATGGAGTGTAGGGATCCAAAATCCCGATTTATCCAGCGAAGAAAAGAATCTTTATATTTTGAATCTGAGCGAAAGCTCTCTTGTAACGAGCGGTGTCTATGAACGCTATTATGTGGTGGATGGAAAGCCATATCATCATATTATCGATCCTGTGACGCTCATGCCGGCAGAATACTTTGCATCCGTTTCTATTATATGTCGAGATTCCGGTGAGGCGGATGCTCTTTCAACAGCGGCATTCAATATGGGATATGAAGAAGGCTCCAAGTTGATAGAAGAACTTGATGGCGTGGAAGCATTGTGGGTATATGCGGATGGTACGATGGAATATAGCAGTGGATTTCAGGAATTGGTGAAAAAGTAA
- a CDS encoding NusG domain II-containing protein encodes MLKKNDVILVGGLLIIALAAMLFVFLTKEEGGKVVVTVDGEIYETLSLNEDITLSIGEEDERYNVLEIKDGKVSMAEANCPDKLCVRHAPIHYNHESIICLPHKVTIAIQNGEEQDIDIIAQ; translated from the coding sequence ATGTTAAAAAAGAATGATGTAATACTCGTCGGCGGATTATTAATTATCGCTTTGGCAGCTATGTTATTCGTTTTCCTTACGAAAGAGGAGGGCGGTAAAGTAGTAGTGACGGTAGACGGGGAAATATATGAAACGTTATCGTTAAATGAAGATATTACCTTATCTATTGGTGAGGAAGATGAGCGTTATAATGTCCTTGAAATTAAAGATGGGAAAGTGTCTATGGCAGAGGCGAACTGCCCGGATAAGCTTTGCGTGCGTCATGCTCCCATTCATTACAATCACGAATCTATCATATGTCTGCCCCACAAGGTAACGATAGCAATTCAAAATGGAGAAGAACAGGATATCGATATTATAGCGCAATAG
- a CDS encoding Gx transporter family protein codes for MKTRNVAMYGMLIALAFILSYIESIIPIPVPIPGIKIGLANLVVITALYTMGAKQAFVLSMIRIILVGFTFGSPSTMMFSFAGGVLSWLLMVLAKRWKAFSMTGVSILGGMGHNIGQIIVAIIILKTSVLIYYLPFLIISGLVTGAAIGMVGALITSKIEKVNVRKV; via the coding sequence ATGAAAACTAGGAACGTGGCGATGTACGGGATGCTTATCGCACTCGCTTTTATTTTGAGTTATATAGAGAGTATTATACCGATACCGGTGCCGATACCGGGAATTAAAATAGGGCTCGCTAATCTTGTAGTAATTACAGCTTTATATACGATGGGGGCCAAACAGGCCTTTGTGCTGTCCATGATTCGAATTATTCTGGTAGGCTTCACATTCGGAAGTCCGTCTACTATGATGTTCAGTTTTGCCGGTGGAGTATTGAGCTGGTTATTAATGGTACTCGCAAAGAGATGGAAGGCTTTTTCCATGACGGGAGTGAGCATTCTCGGTGGAATGGGACATAATATAGGACAGATTATAGTAGCAATTATTATATTAAAGACGAGTGTACTTATTTACTACCTGCCATTTCTCATTATCTCCGGTCTTGTAACAGGCGCGGCAATTGGAATGGTAGGAGCACTTATTACTTCTAAAATTGAGAAAGTTAATGTTAGGAAAGTATAA
- a CDS encoding NADPH-dependent FMN reductase, with protein sequence MNKPKIVAIVGSLRKNSYNLQLAKLTKEIIGERAELEILDYTDVPYMNEDIEYPAPKSVARVREVIKAADAVWFFTPEYNHSYPGVLKNLIDWLSRPISDTGLRCSLVNLL encoded by the coding sequence ATGAATAAACCTAAAATTGTAGCGATCGTTGGCTCGCTAAGAAAGAACTCTTATAATTTACAGTTAGCCAAGCTGACAAAAGAAATCATTGGTGAAAGAGCAGAATTAGAGATTTTGGATTATACGGATGTTCCTTATATGAACGAAGATATTGAATATCCCGCGCCGAAGTCTGTTGCACGAGTTCGTGAAGTTATAAAAGCGGCGGATGCTGTATGGTTTTTTACCCCGGAATATAATCATTCTTACCCAGGAGTATTGAAGAATCTTATCGATTGGCTTTCAAGACCTATAAGTGATACCGGCCTCAGGTGCTCGCTGGTAAACCTGCTATAA
- a CDS encoding pirin family protein, with the protein MDNVRAVKKISKGMRATDGAGVRLVRVFGYHDTQDYDPFLMFDAFDSVDPEDYIKGFPWHPHRGIETITYLIEGEMEHGDSLGNRGVIKDGDCQWMTAGSGIIHQEMPKASKRMLGAQLWLNLPAKDKMTPPKYGDIKAESVPVIEEENSKIHVIAGEYLGTQGAFEGSYVKATYLDVEVKAGGRWHYDSEETSTLFIYIVEGEGRFSPDSEETITERQAVLFGEGRRFFVEAKTNIRFFLLSGSPLKEPIAWGGPIVMNTKEELDRAFAELEEGTFIKG; encoded by the coding sequence ATGGATAATGTGAGAGCTGTAAAGAAGATATCAAAAGGAATGCGTGCCACAGATGGAGCAGGGGTGCGTTTGGTTCGGGTGTTTGGTTATCATGATACGCAGGACTACGATCCATTTCTTATGTTCGATGCCTTCGACTCCGTGGATCCGGAAGATTACATTAAAGGATTCCCATGGCACCCTCATAGGGGAATTGAGACGATTACTTACCTGATAGAGGGAGAGATGGAGCATGGAGATAGCCTTGGCAATCGAGGTGTTATTAAAGATGGAGATTGTCAGTGGATGACGGCTGGTTCAGGAATCATCCATCAGGAGATGCCTAAGGCATCCAAGCGCATGTTGGGTGCTCAGCTCTGGTTGAATCTTCCGGCGAAGGATAAGATGACCCCTCCTAAGTATGGAGATATTAAGGCGGAGAGTGTTCCGGTGATAGAAGAAGAGAACAGTAAGATACACGTCATTGCAGGCGAGTATCTTGGAACTCAGGGTGCATTTGAAGGAAGTTATGTGAAAGCTACCTATCTGGATGTGGAAGTGAAGGCAGGAGGCCGCTGGCATTATGACAGCGAGGAAACTTCCACCTTATTTATCTATATAGTGGAGGGAGAAGGAAGGTTTTCGCCGGACAGTGAGGAAACTATCACAGAAAGACAAGCGGTCTTGTTCGGTGAAGGCCGAAGATTCTTTGTAGAAGCCAAAACAAATATTAGATTTTTCCTTTTATCGGGAAGTCCGCTAAAGGAGCCGATAGCATGGGGAGGCCCGATCGTTATGAACACAAAGGAAGAACTGGACCGGGCCTTTGCTGAGTTGGAAGAAGGTACCTTTATTAAGGGTTGA